The Rissa tridactyla isolate bRisTri1 chromosome 1, bRisTri1.patW.cur.20221130, whole genome shotgun sequence DNA segment TATGTGAATCTTCACGTGTGTTGTCAGCCTCTTTGGCACACAGCATCCCCACGCACCACAAAGGACAAGCATGCTGAGTAGGATGTGTAGGATGCCATGTACCTAGAGTTTCCTTCTTGCCCTGGATGAGACTCAGACTGTAGAGATTTGAAGCAGaggaaaaattaatgcaaatgTCAGTTTTGACTTAAGGGCAAGAGTTATCAATAAATCCTATCATATGTCTTAGAGCCTCTTATCTTTTATTTCATGAAGTCCAGCTCATGGTTAGGTACACTTGCTAGCGCTTACTGCAGTGCAAGAACATGTGCTGCATCAGGTACTAATATTAAGTTGCAAAAGTCGGGAGGAAACAGCACACCGATCATTGTGATGCAGGCAAAACCAAAGGTCATAGAAAACcctcagatttattttcttgatAAAAGTTAGGTTTATTTGAGGatatttttaattacctttttccCAACATATAAGAATGGATGGGGGGGAGACCAGAGGGGAATGCCTCTATTTATCCTTTTTAAGTTTCGTTGGAACATCCTTCATAATTCCCACCTAAATCCAAAACCATACTCCTCCAAACTGCAAAATGTTCCtcgtattttaaaaattaatagggTTTAGACAGGGAAGTACAATAGCTTAACTCTTGCCTCTTAACATTAAAGACATTAGATGTGTTGCCTGGATTTCTATTCTTTGTATGATTTTTTGTAACACTaagcaaagcttaaaaaaaattatatagggTGCTTGTTTGAAGTTACCTGCTTGTCATCTGGCATGAAGTCATCTGCTTCCAAAGTTCTACTATTATAAAGCTTTCCAGAGAGCAGCACATGAAATTTACAATACCGATTCATTTCACAGGCCTGACAAGATATATTTTCTGGATTTTTCAAGACTATGCGAACATCTGGGTAGCAATCCACACGCTCCTGAAAAAGAGATTTCAAATAACATTAAAGAATCTCTGTAAACTGAAAGATGCCTCAAATAGGCTCCCGAGTACTCTGTACTCGCACAAAATTAgtacaagagaaacaaaagagattaAATTCTGAAGTCTTTCACCATTCAGCTGCAAACACGTATCTTCTCAATCATTTTCCAACACTTCACGCAGTTCTTGTTCATTAATTCTTTCTTTCAGCTTCAGACCTAAAGAATGGCTCCTGCATCTTGGCACTTATTTTTCCTCTCATCTCTATTTTTTGGGAGTGCAACTGTATCAGTTGGTCTGCTTCAAATAAATACGCTTTATCTCTCCACTGGTCATGCTACGTTATTACAGTGATTATGAGATGACCAGGCTTATCACACTAATACTATTCTAGTAACTTGCATACAATGACTAGGTTACTGTATATTGACTTCATTTTTTTGAAGTAGAAGGTTCATTATGAATACACTGGTTTAGCTTTTTGTGGCAGGAGGAAGAAATTTTGTTATAACATTTagcaagagacaaaaaaaatcttccaaaagtCATCTGCTGAAGTTAGCAGGAGAAGCATTCAGGTAAGTGAGAACAGATTCTGTTCTGTTACCTGAATGTTTATCTGGTTATAAACACATAAAATACTTCTGATATTTATAAGTATCAAAACAAGTTAAACACGGGGAAGAACACTGACtgagtttctattaaaaaagtaTACATAATTATATTGATTATTGTACCTTTGCTGAGAATTacactataaaaaataaaaatctatcagtAATAATATGATTTGGAGCCCACTACACTATTTAAAATAGAAGCTACGTACCTTGTATCGATCTTTCCAGCGACTTCTAGAGATTAAGTTCTCAAGACGAGGCTGAATGAAGCGGTCATCCAAATAATGAAGTGAGAGCAACATATCTTTCGcatacttcttttttcttgttccaTCTATTCAGTGAGAGTCATTACTAATTTGCTAGCCAACCTATTTTGCACAagtttcttcaaataaaattctCGAGGACATTACGCTTCTGCATACTAAGAactataattattttaataaattattactGAATACACTTGCCACCATTATCCATAAAAGTGATCCATGCATCTTTGATAAACTtatacatttaattattttaaaagtctgcatCACAAGAGGCACATGAATAAACTCTACAGTCAAGATTAAAGTGAAAAGCTGTCATCCCAAATGGAGACCCATTCACTCGATGCCAtttaaaagaatggaaaaggaagaaaaaaaaaaagtcttgcttttTGTCTAGTTTATCTAAGTTGTTCATAATGTGTAAGGAAGGAGGTTGCAATCCATGAAAACAAACTGCTGAGCTGCTTCACAGCAGAAATTTTGGCAACTCTCGTCTTCATTtataaaaaacacacagaaactgACCTTTAAACTTCAGCAGCACAGTCAGATGCCTTGAGTTAGGCAGCGTAAGTACTTCCAAACACTTActcaagcaaaagaaacaaataagtaTGAAGAGGAGTAAAACTACCACTATCACACAACTGTCTCCCAAATATGCACTGGACTCCAGGAATTAAACAGGACTTTCATAGGTGCAGGCCAATTCATATTGTCCCAAGCTTCAGCATTTACAGACACACAAATTAATTCAGCTACCTTCCCTAGTCTTTTAGCAATGCTGTTATCAAAGAAACAGAACTGAGAAGGACCACTGGCTAGCTAGCTTTCTATATAAAAAGAGATAATTGACATTATAGCCACCATAATTACAATTGTTTTTCCATATACActttacacacatgcacactttcAGTAAGTCAGCTATACCAAAGGCTTGAAGAGGCTGTGCCAGACCATATAAAATCTCTCACAATCAAAAGCAAGTCTGAACTCTAATATTAAAATAGCTGCTCTTGATTCAAACTAATTAACAGATTCACTTCCGTTAACTCAGAAAAATCCATTCCGTgttataaaaatatatctttgtAATGCTAGGCTATGTTCATACTAAATAATGTTCTTCAGAAAGTTAGAATACAACCGCCAACGCACCCTCATAGCTGATCTACTTCCAGCACCTTGGCAGTAAGTTGTTAGTTTTGTAAAGCACATATAATTTGAAATAGAAGGAAGCTATTACAACATAAATCTGGCAAAGTTTACTTATTACTTTTCATAAGCTTGTTTTCACTTggtaaaacaaatcaaaaccaacaCCTGAAAGAACTAGCAGTGGTAGATGAAAGACATTTTTAGCTCCAAGAATACAAAGCCTTTATTCCAAACTCTGTGGTGTACTTCACTTTCTCCATTCCCTCTGAGCTCCTGACAACTCCAAAACTTCCTCTCTTTGGCACTTTGCTGACTCCTTCCACAACCTGACACTGACAGTCCTCTCACTAACCCTGTCTTTACAGTGCTTCTGAAATGACACGTGAGGTTGTCATTCAGCCCAACTAGGACAAACGCCAAAATCATTTCCTCAGCAAGAACAAGACGAGAAGTACTGACTGCAGCcgaaatgtatttgttttatgtgaaagcacaaatgttaaaagaaaaaaaggaaaaaaataatcagatataATCTCCATAACTAAAATTGTTTATTATCTATCAAATTCCTACAAAAAAGATATGGAGCACATGACATTTTGACAAATAAGCTGACCTTGTAATGTTTTCATTGAGAAATctactttgaaattaatttcgCTTTCATGCTGGAACTGTTACTACTGATAAGTGACACAGAAACACTTCCCTACATCTCAGAATGCCTTCTAGGCTTAAAAGAACAAAGTCTACATATTCTTCCAAAATTACTCTATCCTTttcacttagattttttttcctcccaaagttACAGAGCAGCAAAACTAAGAACAGATCTCAGGACTCACAATCCTATACTCTAAATCAGGAGACACATCTTTCCCTAGATTAAACATCTTTGTATAACTTTGAATGCACTATGGTATTATTTAATGCAATTTACTTACCATATAATGACCTCAGAAAAGTGTCATCAATTGCATTTATGAGGAAAGCCTTTACTATTCTTTTGAAGTGTACATAATGATCACAGCGAGATACTGGGAAGAAAGCAATATAACcagaatttaccaaaaaaaaaaaaaaaaggagagaaaaaaaaaagatgtaagcaATGTTAAAAGTCCTTTaagaagaattctttttttttccattattgtaAATTTcgaattttaaagtaatttaaatatgcatttaaaaataagttcaaTGTACAACATTGAAACACACCCTTGAGACCTTGCCTTTAAGTATTGCTTCTCATGCCAATGATCTTAATGAATTTTAGCATCCTAAAGTCACACGTCCTTTCATCAAGAAAATCCCATACCACAGTAAGAGCTACAAacactaaaagaagaaaataatactttttccaTGAATAACAGGAAATAATGCAAACCAGAGCAAGACAGCcttacgtgttttttttttttgttgtttttcttttttctaacttTCTTTCAAATTCTGCTCAGGtctttactggggaaaaaataccacAAATGCTTTGACCATCTACACTAGCACTGACTGTCCAGTTAATACATACCTGCGTCTGAACAACAAAATACATAAGAAGATAACTAGCATAAAGTTCTGTTTTAAATCTCTCTGCTCCATCCAGATACCAATTTTCATAAAAGATCAACTTGGCACGTTTTTTCACTCTGTGCAGTTCGGCCAAAATTGACCAACGAATTCGGAATTTTCTACAGACCTGTGCTCCCAAGTCCCACTGCCatggaataaaaatacattaaaaaaaaaataaaatcccaagacccaaaaacccccaaactcacaGCAAGAATTTTACATCACTCTCCAGAACAGAACTTGGCCAGATTTAACATAGCTGCTCTTAGCATTTATCACAAGATGGAGCATGATGCTGTTAGGTCTCCAGAGGAACAACTGCACCACAGGTAGCACAGTTCATCCTAAATcagaacaacttaaaaaaatctgtgcaatggggtttcccttccttcccctcaaaTTATACGCTCCCTTTAGTAAGATACTGAAAGACTGTAAAAGCTCACTGTGTAAATCACATACTTCCACAATAATTTGAAGCCATTTAGGAATATGCTTTTAAACTATCATATCCTATTATGGAGTATTTGTACTTACAATCCATTAATATTTATTACAGCACTACAAGCAAGTTATACATACAGAATCATCACTAATTTTGATCTTACAGTTTGGGATGTAGTATGCCAGCAACTCGCTATTTGATATATTTAGTTTCTTCTGTTGTGACTGGTTTTTACTCTTTATGTGCTCTGTGTCGTCTTCGTCGTCATCGTCATCTTCTTCTACTATAAAATCTTTCATGCTGTCACTGTCAGTTTCACTAACTTCTGTTGGTGTGACGGGGAAGTGACAGAGTGGTTCCTCTTCTGTGTCTGATTCACCATTAGAAtcctaattaaatttaaaaaagtatttaaaacagaagcattttcagTATTTGTACTGATGACATACTACATATACTGGATAAGATTTTTGACCTTCTAATAACACCCCTTGTTCAATTAACAAGAAATAATATGTTTTCAAAAATTGTAATTCTGTACTAGATGACAATTACTTTCAACTTTAAATCAGCCATCTCTGAAGAGAGTACCACTCTTCAGTCTATTTGTAGGAATTAAGCTAACGTGAGATCTCTAAGTAGCTTCAGCAGGTATTTTGCTTcttgataaaaataatttgagagtCCTCTCATGCATttcttctttacagaaaaaaaggaatgatgaAGTTTTTCCTTTCTGACTACATAGAGAAGATAGATACCTGCATTCTAAGCTGCTTAGTCATCAGAATGCCAGAAAGAGcaaattaaaggaa contains these protein-coding regions:
- the CCDC82 gene encoding coiled-coil domain-containing protein 82 isoform X3, coding for MCSCTSELIFPVLSCRVWAVLFFYSFRVSLTMEIKAVVRRYETRNKTAGTELSSKSRVDWRRTKRELIVLDSDDESSCTSEEGDPTASEDEVEEEDETVENSLSDQVEKSHDGEGTEDGEEECIVPGKRKRLNTSVLYDSDDESEDSDIVVRKVFAKRHCIMDEDESSEEQQPDKTCPTGSVSTNRKQKVFAKLKELAKQRATRRSCSSENCEDSNGESDTEEEPLCHFPVTPTEVSETDSDSMKDFIVEEDDDDDEDDTEHIKSKNQSQQKKLNISNSELLAYYIPNLSRCDHYVHFKRIVKAFLINAIDDTFLRSLYDGTRKKKYAKDMLLSLHYLDDRFIQPRLENLISRSRWKDRYKERVDCYPDVRIVLKNPENISCQACEMNRYCKFHVLLSGKLYNSRTLEADDFMPDDKQSESHPGQEGNSRYMASYTSYSACLSFVVRGDAVCQRG